The Quercus robur chromosome 7, dhQueRobu3.1, whole genome shotgun sequence genome has a segment encoding these proteins:
- the LOC126692791 gene encoding uncharacterized protein LOC126692791 isoform X1 has translation MEESIRSFCGSLSSFCNHVESSCDALKQSIDRRPIPLDSASSTFIQSLNRRVSIATDDLNLLDSMTFGTVSFEELLGHCNEVYKKNQSDLAELELRLKDFGYNPEVEVDDEDEVRSLSTPHGLEMKVSDSKYGLDSLYSYCKPDSMTSSIVKSLEEDALLDDSLSLKRLGLSDACLATLASEATGQIDDISEHRKHLDFGQHEEQFKSIEVQKPLIKVSNDDYESLPSYLKGLAPWEELLDAIEKINSSLIKKEKTNECNYFHQDEISSLGLGHKARSYLLLLVRLNRLVVETIDGSISYRVL, from the exons ATGGAGGAGTCAATCCGAAGCTTCTGCGGAAGCTTAAGTTCATTCTGCAACCACGTCGAGTCCAGTTGCGACGCTCTCAAGCAATCCATCGATCGCCGTCCCATTCCTCTCG ATTCGGCTTCATCGACCTTCATACAATCCCTCAATCGCCGCGTATCGATCGCAACCGACGATCTCAACCTCCTCGACTCCATGACTTTCGGCACCGTCTCTTTCGAAGAGCTCTTAGGTCACTGCAATGAGGTCTACAAGAAGAACCAGTCCGATCTCGCCGAACTCGAACTTCGCCTCAAGGACTTTGGATACAATCCCG AAGTTGAggttgatgatgaagatgaggtTCGTAGTCTATCAACACCGCATGGTTTGGAAATGAAGGTTTCGGATTCGAAGTATGGATTGGATTCATTGTATTCTTATTGTAAACCGGACTCTATGACCAGTTCTATAGTGAAGAGTTTGGAAGAAGATGCATT ATTGGATGACTCACTCAGTTTGAAAAGGCTTGGGCTTTCTGACGCTTGCCTTGCCACTTTAGCATCTGAAG CTACTGGTCAGATTGATGATATATCTGAACATAGAAAACACTTAGATTTTG GGCAACATGAGGAACAATTTAAGTCGATTGAAGTTCAAAAGCCTTTAATAAAGGTATCAAATGATGATTATGAGAGTCTTCCTTCCTATCTGAAAGGTCTAGCGCCGTGGGAG GAGCTGCTTGATGCTATTGAGAAGATCAATTCAAGCCTGatcaagaaagagaaaacaaatgaaTGCAACTATTTCCACCAAGATGAAATTTCATCATTGGGATTGG GTCATAAAGCAAGATCTTATTTGCTGCTACTTGTACGCTTGAATCGGTTAGTTGTTGAGACTATTGATGGATCAATATCCTATCGAGTTTTATAG
- the LOC126692791 gene encoding uncharacterized protein LOC126692791 isoform X2 has protein sequence MEESIRSFCGSLSSFCNHVESSCDALKQSIDRRPIPLDSASSTFIQSLNRRVSIATDDLNLLDSMTFGTVSFEELLGHCNEVYKKNQSDLAELELRLKDFGYNPVEVDDEDEVRSLSTPHGLEMKVSDSKYGLDSLYSYCKPDSMTSSIVKSLEEDALLDDSLSLKRLGLSDACLATLASEATGQIDDISEHRKHLDFGQHEEQFKSIEVQKPLIKVSNDDYESLPSYLKGLAPWEELLDAIEKINSSLIKKEKTNECNYFHQDEISSLGLGHKARSYLLLLVRLNRLVVETIDGSISYRVL, from the exons ATGGAGGAGTCAATCCGAAGCTTCTGCGGAAGCTTAAGTTCATTCTGCAACCACGTCGAGTCCAGTTGCGACGCTCTCAAGCAATCCATCGATCGCCGTCCCATTCCTCTCG ATTCGGCTTCATCGACCTTCATACAATCCCTCAATCGCCGCGTATCGATCGCAACCGACGATCTCAACCTCCTCGACTCCATGACTTTCGGCACCGTCTCTTTCGAAGAGCTCTTAGGTCACTGCAATGAGGTCTACAAGAAGAACCAGTCCGATCTCGCCGAACTCGAACTTCGCCTCAAGGACTTTGGATACAATCCCG TTGAggttgatgatgaagatgaggtTCGTAGTCTATCAACACCGCATGGTTTGGAAATGAAGGTTTCGGATTCGAAGTATGGATTGGATTCATTGTATTCTTATTGTAAACCGGACTCTATGACCAGTTCTATAGTGAAGAGTTTGGAAGAAGATGCATT ATTGGATGACTCACTCAGTTTGAAAAGGCTTGGGCTTTCTGACGCTTGCCTTGCCACTTTAGCATCTGAAG CTACTGGTCAGATTGATGATATATCTGAACATAGAAAACACTTAGATTTTG GGCAACATGAGGAACAATTTAAGTCGATTGAAGTTCAAAAGCCTTTAATAAAGGTATCAAATGATGATTATGAGAGTCTTCCTTCCTATCTGAAAGGTCTAGCGCCGTGGGAG GAGCTGCTTGATGCTATTGAGAAGATCAATTCAAGCCTGatcaagaaagagaaaacaaatgaaTGCAACTATTTCCACCAAGATGAAATTTCATCATTGGGATTGG GTCATAAAGCAAGATCTTATTTGCTGCTACTTGTACGCTTGAATCGGTTAGTTGTTGAGACTATTGATGGATCAATATCCTATCGAGTTTTATAG